A genomic stretch from Dissulfurispira thermophila includes:
- the mnmG gene encoding tRNA uridine-5-carboxymethylaminomethyl(34) synthesis enzyme MnmG, with the protein MYKEQDFDVIVIGAGHAGCEAALASARLGLETCIFTINIDTIAQLSCNPAIGGLAKGHLVREIDALGGEMAKVTDRSGIQFRMLNLSKGPAVWSLRAQADRVLYRNNMRQSLERQKNLSIKQAMVENIVVSDNSVKGVITSLGVFYGARAVIVTTGTFLKGLMHIGLDSFQAGRAGEFPSIGLSDSLKSLGLKMGRLKTGTPPRLDAKSIDFSKTTVQYGDDPPLPFSYSTQKITNPQLPCYITYTNKKTHEIILKSLHRSPLYSGKIKGIGPRYCPSIEDKVIRFAEKERHQVFLEPEGIETTEYYANGISTSLPYDVQIEIVRSIEGLENAEIMRPAYAIEYDFVYPIQLRHTLEVKNIDGLYLAGQINGTSGYEEAAAQGLVAGINASLKLKGKEPLILGRDEAYIGVLIDDLVTKGTTEPYRMFTSRAEYRLLLRHDNADFRLMDKGYGIGLVSEAVYERFREKKRLMDREIERLKKVRVKPSHEINNALLSLGTSAISEDTSLDKILKRPEIRYDFIKKFSSPPEPLTSEIEGIVEINVKYEGYIQKQMEMAEKLKKLEYKKIPADFNYKGIAGLSHEIIEKLSEVRPETIGQASRIPGITPTAISIILISVERYWKEKGF; encoded by the coding sequence ATGTATAAAGAGCAAGACTTTGATGTAATCGTCATAGGTGCAGGCCATGCAGGATGTGAGGCAGCCCTTGCATCTGCCCGTCTCGGTCTAGAGACATGTATCTTTACAATTAATATTGATACCATTGCACAACTCTCATGCAATCCAGCCATCGGAGGACTTGCAAAGGGACACCTTGTGCGAGAGATCGATGCCCTTGGCGGTGAAATGGCAAAGGTTACTGATAGGTCAGGGATACAATTTAGAATGCTTAATCTTTCAAAAGGTCCTGCTGTCTGGTCACTGAGGGCTCAGGCAGACAGGGTTCTTTACAGGAATAACATGAGGCAGTCTCTGGAAAGACAAAAAAATCTTTCAATAAAGCAGGCCATGGTCGAAAATATAGTGGTCAGTGATAACAGTGTTAAAGGGGTTATTACTTCACTCGGTGTTTTCTATGGTGCGAGGGCTGTGATTGTGACTACAGGCACTTTTTTAAAAGGGCTTATGCACATAGGTCTTGATAGCTTTCAGGCTGGAAGGGCAGGCGAATTCCCGTCAATAGGGCTTTCAGATTCTTTAAAAAGTCTTGGACTTAAAATGGGAAGGTTAAAGACTGGCACCCCACCAAGACTCGATGCTAAGAGTATAGATTTTTCTAAAACAACAGTGCAGTATGGTGATGATCCACCTCTGCCATTTTCTTATTCAACCCAGAAAATAACAAATCCTCAGTTGCCATGTTATATTACATATACAAATAAAAAGACTCATGAAATAATCCTTAAAAGTCTCCACAGGTCACCTCTTTATAGTGGCAAGATAAAGGGTATTGGTCCCAGGTACTGTCCGTCAATAGAAGATAAGGTAATTAGGTTCGCTGAAAAGGAGAGGCATCAAGTATTTCTGGAACCTGAAGGCATCGAGACAACAGAATATTATGCAAATGGCATATCTACAAGCCTCCCCTACGATGTTCAGATTGAGATTGTCAGGAGCATCGAAGGCCTTGAAAATGCAGAAATCATGAGGCCAGCATATGCTATTGAATACGACTTTGTTTATCCTATACAACTAAGGCATACCCTCGAAGTCAAGAATATAGATGGATTATATCTTGCTGGACAGATAAACGGGACATCAGGCTATGAAGAGGCTGCTGCACAGGGTTTAGTAGCAGGTATTAATGCCTCTCTAAAATTAAAAGGTAAAGAACCTCTTATTCTTGGAAGAGACGAGGCTTATATTGGCGTGCTGATAGATGACCTTGTAACAAAGGGGACTACTGAACCTTACCGTATGTTCACTTCGAGGGCAGAGTATAGACTTCTTCTCAGACATGACAATGCAGATTTTAGGCTAATGGATAAGGGATATGGCATAGGCCTTGTGTCTGAGGCTGTATATGAACGATTTAGAGAAAAAAAGAGATTGATGGATAGAGAAATTGAAAGGCTTAAGAAAGTGCGTGTAAAGCCTTCTCATGAAATAAACAATGCCCTTTTATCTTTAGGCACATCTGCGATAAGTGAAGATACATCATTGGATAAAATACTTAAAAGACCTGAAATAAGATATGATTTTATAAAAAAATTTTCTTCTCCTCCTGAGCCATTAACTTCAGAGATTGAAGGCATTGTAGAAATCAATGTCAAATATGAGGGTTATATTCAAAAACAAATGGAGATGGCAGAAAAATTAAAAAAACTGGAGTATAAGAAAATCCCGGCAGATTTTAATTATAAAGGCATTGCAGGGCTATCGCATGAGATTATAGAAAAGCTATCAGAAGTCCGTCCTGAGACAATAGGACAGGCGAGCAGAATACCCGGCATTACCCCTACTGCAATATCTATAATACTAATTTCAGTGGAGAGGTATTGGAAAGAGAAAGGCTTTTGA
- the rsmG gene encoding 16S rRNA (guanine(527)-N(7))-methyltransferase RsmG has product MERERLLIKGLKELGIEPSDEIINRFDNYLFELKKWNRAYNLTALKNDEDIIIKHFFDSLLYLRVIPEGQRDICDIGSGAGFPGVPMAIVNTRLNITLIEPSRKKVAFLRHMKKALMLNNIEVLDKRIEDVRNMLFDIAVTRALFNIKDLIKKAGHILKEDGFFVLNKGPRFEDEIIGLPDNVKFEVITITLPCTSLQRYLIVLKFA; this is encoded by the coding sequence TTGGAAAGAGAAAGGCTTTTGATAAAAGGGCTGAAAGAGTTAGGCATTGAGCCCTCTGATGAGATAATTAATAGATTTGATAACTACCTCTTTGAGCTAAAAAAGTGGAACCGAGCCTATAATCTGACTGCCTTAAAAAACGACGAGGATATAATCATAAAACATTTTTTTGATTCTCTTTTGTATCTGAGGGTTATACCTGAAGGGCAAAGGGATATTTGTGATATTGGCAGTGGTGCTGGTTTCCCAGGAGTGCCAATGGCAATTGTAAACACACGGTTAAATATAACCCTGATAGAGCCTTCGAGAAAAAAAGTAGCATTTTTGAGACATATGAAGAAGGCTCTCATGCTTAATAATATAGAAGTTCTTGACAAAAGGATAGAGGATGTTAGAAATATGCTCTTTGATATTGCTGTGACAAGGGCACTTTTTAATATAAAGGATTTAATAAAAAAGGCAGGACATATTTTGAAAGAAGATGGATTTTTTGTGTTGAATAAAGGTCCAAGGTTTGAGGATGAAATTATTGGTCTTCCTGATAATGTGAAATTTGAGGTTATTACAATAACTTTGCCATGCACTTCTTTGCAGAGGTATTTGATAGTGCTTAAATTTGCTTAG
- a CDS encoding diguanylate cyclase gives MFKKIINLLTFTDLPVRKKFILFSLGSLFWLAVISAIGLITMFDMSAKSKLMVDVIGPHEKTANIVVRKLRGASISAHKIVLYKDTERINNNYLNGKARLEDCRSYLKILLTGGRIKDYSRGTGQFYNEFIVLPLYDPEKRKFVEDVIVKVSNLEELLSELSEKKLSGKGEGTMLETLSEYDALTRNTVIVMNEYAISIGKEWGTFANIIKSRFNIAIVLISLAFAIAAMLSGVFGILISRSLSRPIKAIIGQIKALSAGEIDLTKKLDVASKDELGALSAEFNRLMDTIGHVTSFKKIIEEDESVEDIYMRLGRIFIDDLEFDNCVIYEVSSSKNNMKIVYPPEAEGIELHCKRDIQLDCELCRVKRTGHIVTSADYPNICKYYTESANDIHYCIPIIVGGNVGGVVQFVCGKRGVCDIDDIKRKISRAKQYITEAQPVLEAKRLMKTLKESAFKDALTGLYNRRFLEESFENIVAGILRRGTTLGLMMCDIDFFKQTNDVYGHDVGDMVLKEAADNIRKNVRTSDLVIRFGGEEFLVLLIDTKPGDSLDVAEKIRERIEDSKVKIAGGFIQKTISIGVSEFPTDTQNFWEAVKYTDVALYKAKERGRNRVVRFSAEMWADEKY, from the coding sequence ATGTTCAAAAAAATTATAAACCTACTTACCTTTACTGATCTCCCTGTTCGTAAGAAATTCATTTTGTTTTCACTTGGTTCTCTTTTCTGGCTTGCAGTAATATCTGCTATCGGATTGATTACAATGTTTGATATGAGTGCCAAATCCAAACTGATGGTAGATGTTATTGGTCCTCATGAAAAGACCGCAAATATTGTGGTAAGAAAGCTGAGAGGCGCAAGTATTTCAGCACACAAAATAGTGCTTTACAAAGATACAGAAAGAATCAATAACAACTACCTCAACGGCAAGGCAAGATTAGAAGACTGCCGCTCGTATTTAAAAATCCTGCTAACGGGCGGCCGTATAAAAGACTACTCGAGGGGGACAGGGCAGTTCTACAATGAGTTTATCGTGCTTCCATTGTATGACCCTGAGAAGAGAAAATTTGTAGAAGATGTTATTGTAAAAGTCAGTAATCTCGAAGAACTTCTATCAGAGCTGTCAGAGAAAAAGCTCAGTGGTAAGGGAGAGGGCACCATGCTTGAGACACTCTCAGAATATGATGCCCTTACAAGAAACACTGTAATTGTTATGAATGAATATGCCATAAGCATTGGAAAGGAATGGGGGACATTTGCTAACATAATAAAAAGCAGATTCAATATAGCCATAGTCCTAATAAGTCTTGCATTTGCTATTGCTGCCATGCTTTCAGGTGTTTTTGGAATACTCATATCAAGATCCCTATCAAGGCCTATTAAAGCCATTATAGGACAAATCAAGGCATTGTCCGCTGGTGAAATAGACCTGACAAAAAAGTTAGATGTAGCTTCAAAGGATGAACTTGGTGCGCTTTCTGCTGAATTCAATAGATTAATGGATACAATAGGGCACGTGACATCGTTCAAAAAGATAATAGAAGAAGACGAATCAGTAGAAGACATTTATATGCGACTCGGAAGGATATTTATAGATGACCTTGAGTTTGACAACTGTGTGATATATGAAGTCTCAAGTAGTAAAAATAATATGAAAATAGTATATCCGCCAGAGGCTGAGGGCATTGAACTGCATTGCAAAAGAGATATTCAATTGGATTGCGAGTTGTGCAGAGTAAAGAGGACAGGACACATTGTCACATCCGCTGATTATCCAAATATATGCAAATATTATACAGAATCAGCAAACGATATCCACTATTGTATCCCAATAATCGTTGGTGGAAATGTTGGTGGTGTTGTCCAATTTGTGTGTGGCAAACGCGGGGTGTGTGATATAGATGATATAAAGAGGAAAATAAGTAGAGCAAAGCAATATATAACAGAGGCACAACCAGTTTTAGAAGCAAAAAGGCTCATGAAAACTTTAAAGGAATCAGCATTTAAAGATGCACTGACAGGCCTCTATAATAGAAGATTTCTTGAAGAGAGCTTCGAGAATATAGTAGCTGGTATCTTAAGAAGGGGAACAACTCTTGGCCTTATGATGTGCGATATAGACTTTTTCAAACAAACAAATGATGTTTATGGTCATGATGTTGGAGACATGGTATTAAAAGAAGCTGCAGATAACATAAGAAAGAATGTAAGGACATCAGACCTCGTTATTCGTTTTGGCGGAGAAGAGTTTCTTGTATTGTTAATAGATACAAAGCCGGGAGATTCTTTAGATGTAGCCGAAAAAATAAGAGAAAGAATAGAAGATTCAAAGGTGAAGATCGCGGGTGGATTTATACAGAAGACTATCAGCATAGGTGTCAGCGAATTCCCGACAGACACGCAGAATTTCTGGGAGGCTGTAAAATATACAGATGTAGCTCTCTATAAGGCAAAAGAGAGGGGTAGAAACAGAGTCGTAAGATTTTCAGCAGAGATGTGGGCTGATGAAAAGTATTAG
- a CDS encoding magnesium transporter has protein sequence MPLFGELFLSEIIKKPVFDPKGDIAGRVRDVTIVKGDPLPKISAVIVERGNQLFRIRWEQINLFNKRIISTYLAISLIEPYSISEDDLLAARDILDKQIVDANGAKVVRVNDIKLEGYDGEAVLIAVDVGMRGILRRLGIERGSEGFLKLFQAQMPYNLISWNYLQPLKPKLKTIALTVPRQMVSELHPADIAEIISQVSREEGAHLFKDLDIETAAEALSELKPEMQADIINAMDAEEAADIIEEMPPDAAADVLSDLPAEKAKEILEHIEKEEAEDIQELLCHEEDTAGGLMTNEFIAYPPDMSIKDAIECFKKDAEDIETVYYIYIVDEKEKLIGVTSLRELLLAEPEARLSEIMETKLKTITPETDEMVVAEIISKYNLVALPVTDSEGTLLGIVTIDDIIDRILPPAAKRKRRKM, from the coding sequence ATGCCTCTATTTGGTGAATTATTCCTGAGTGAGATTATTAAAAAACCTGTATTTGATCCAAAGGGAGATATTGCCGGAAGGGTCAGGGATGTTACTATTGTCAAAGGAGACCCTTTGCCTAAAATATCTGCAGTCATTGTGGAGAGAGGAAATCAATTATTCAGGATCAGATGGGAACAGATTAATTTGTTCAATAAGAGGATAATCTCCACATATTTGGCTATAAGTCTTATAGAACCTTACTCTATCAGCGAAGACGACCTCCTTGCTGCCAGGGATATCCTTGATAAACAAATAGTTGATGCTAATGGAGCAAAGGTGGTAAGGGTAAATGACATCAAGCTCGAAGGCTATGATGGAGAGGCTGTATTGATAGCAGTTGATGTAGGCATGAGAGGTATATTGCGAAGGCTTGGTATAGAGAGGGGAAGCGAGGGATTTCTCAAGCTCTTTCAGGCGCAGATGCCGTATAACTTGATAAGCTGGAATTATCTCCAGCCTCTAAAACCGAAATTGAAGACTATAGCGCTTACTGTGCCAAGGCAGATGGTATCAGAACTCCATCCCGCTGACATTGCTGAAATAATCAGTCAGGTATCAAGGGAAGAGGGTGCCCATCTCTTCAAAGATCTGGATATAGAAACCGCTGCAGAGGCTCTATCAGAATTAAAGCCTGAAATGCAGGCGGATATAATAAATGCAATGGATGCTGAAGAGGCTGCGGATATAATAGAGGAGATGCCTCCTGATGCTGCTGCTGATGTGCTTAGTGACCTTCCAGCAGAAAAGGCTAAAGAGATACTCGAGCATATAGAAAAAGAAGAGGCTGAAGACATACAAGAGCTGCTCTGTCATGAGGAAGATACAGCAGGTGGTCTGATGACAAATGAATTTATTGCATATCCTCCAGATATGAGCATAAAGGATGCTATAGAATGCTTTAAGAAAGATGCAGAAGATATAGAGACAGTTTATTATATTTACATTGTTGATGAAAAAGAAAAGCTTATAGGAGTCACTTCTCTAAGAGAGTTACTGCTTGCAGAGCCAGAAGCGAGACTTTCAGAAATCATGGAGACCAAACTCAAGACTATTACGCCTGAGACAGATGAGATGGTGGTGGCTGAAATTATCTCTAAGTATAATTTAGTTGCCTTGCCTGTTACAGACAGCGAGGGGACCCTTCTTGGCATAGTTACCATAGACGATATAATAGACAGAATACTTCCACCTGCTGCAAAGCGCAAGCGGAGGAAAATGTGA
- a CDS encoding Nramp family divalent metal transporter, with protein MTRWKKFLIILSVIGPGIITANIDNDAGGIATYSIAGAHFGYSLLWTLIPTTIALIVVQEMAARMGAVTGKGLADLIRENYGVKITFWLMVALFITDLGNTAAEFAGWAASAEILGINKYIAVPLGAIFVWVIVVKGSYRIFEKIFLFVCVVYIVYIPSAVLAKPDWSQVAIQTIKPSFQFSSAYIVTFIGLIGTTITPWMQFYLQSAVVEKGIKKDNYWASRIDVIFGCFMTDIIAFFIVVACGATLFKAGVKISSAEEAAVALAPIAGKYASILFAIGLANASLFSASILPLATAYYICEGMGWEAGVNKTFKDAPQFMWLYTFLIAVGSLIILIPGAPLIAIMWISQVINGIMLPFVLIFMLSLINKPELMGDYMNSKTFNRIAWTTAIIMIALTGMFIITLFV; from the coding sequence GTGACCCGTTGGAAAAAGTTTTTGATTATATTATCTGTCATAGGTCCTGGCATAATAACAGCCAATATAGATAATGACGCTGGAGGCATTGCCACATATTCGATAGCAGGAGCTCATTTTGGCTATTCCTTACTCTGGACACTTATTCCTACTACTATTGCACTCATAGTGGTTCAGGAAATGGCAGCGAGGATGGGGGCAGTTACCGGCAAGGGACTGGCGGACCTTATAAGGGAAAATTATGGTGTAAAAATTACTTTCTGGTTGATGGTGGCCTTATTTATAACAGATCTCGGAAACACAGCGGCAGAGTTTGCAGGATGGGCAGCAAGCGCTGAGATATTAGGAATCAATAAGTATATAGCTGTGCCTTTAGGCGCAATATTTGTTTGGGTCATTGTTGTAAAGGGGTCCTATCGTATTTTTGAAAAGATATTCCTTTTTGTATGTGTAGTATACATTGTATATATCCCATCGGCAGTACTGGCAAAACCCGACTGGTCTCAAGTCGCCATTCAGACGATAAAGCCTTCTTTTCAGTTTAGTTCTGCCTACATTGTTACATTCATCGGTTTAATTGGTACAACAATAACACCATGGATGCAGTTTTATCTGCAGTCAGCGGTTGTCGAAAAAGGCATTAAAAAAGACAACTACTGGGCATCCCGGATTGATGTAATCTTTGGCTGTTTTATGACGGATATAATAGCATTTTTTATAGTTGTTGCCTGCGGCGCCACTCTTTTTAAGGCTGGAGTGAAAATAAGCAGTGCTGAAGAAGCAGCAGTGGCCCTTGCCCCAATTGCTGGAAAGTATGCTTCTATCCTGTTTGCAATAGGTCTTGCAAATGCATCGCTTTTTTCAGCCTCGATACTTCCATTAGCCACGGCCTATTACATCTGCGAGGGCATGGGTTGGGAGGCAGGGGTAAACAAAACATTTAAAGATGCGCCGCAATTTATGTGGCTTTACACCTTTCTAATAGCTGTTGGCTCACTAATCATTCTGATTCCAGGCGCGCCGCTCATTGCTATAATGTGGATTTCACAGGTAATAAATGGTATTATGCTCCCCTTTGTACTGATTTTTATGCTATCACTTATCAATAAACCTGAGTTGATGGGCGATTATATGAACTCAAAGACATTTAACCGGATTGCATGGACAACAGCTATTATAATGATTGCACTGACGGGAATGTTTATTATTACCCTATTTGTCTAA
- the mtnA gene encoding S-methyl-5-thioribose-1-phosphate isomerase, with protein MVSTIEWRDSKVLMLDQSRLPLEVRYVECTDYQMVAEGIKKLWIRGAPAIGIAAAMGIALGAQDIKAGSYDDFIERLELIMQTMLDTRPTAVNIKWAVGRIKKLLSEKRDESIDNIKKILIDEAKKILEEDIEINKAIGKWGAEFIKDGDTILTHCNAGSLATGGYGTATAPMLIAKEQGKRIQVIADETRPVLQGARLTAWELMQAGIPVTLITDNTAGALMKKGMIDLAIVGTDRTTRNGDVANKIGTYTVAVLCKEHNIPFYVAAPLSSIDFSMSSGDLIPIEERPPEEVTTIWGHRIAPDGVCVINMAFDVTPARYVTAFFTEKGAFRPKDIKKIMREDVDIESIRIR; from the coding sequence ATGGTAAGTACAATAGAATGGAGAGACAGCAAGGTCTTGATGCTCGACCAGAGCAGGCTTCCGCTTGAGGTCAGATATGTTGAGTGCACTGATTATCAGATGGTTGCAGAGGGCATAAAAAAGCTCTGGATAAGAGGTGCACCTGCTATCGGCATTGCAGCAGCTATGGGTATCGCACTTGGCGCTCAGGATATAAAGGCAGGTAGCTATGATGACTTTATAGAGAGGCTTGAGCTTATAATGCAAACAATGCTTGACACAAGACCTACGGCAGTAAACATAAAATGGGCAGTTGGAAGAATAAAAAAACTTCTTTCTGAAAAGAGGGATGAATCTATAGACAACATAAAAAAGATTCTTATTGATGAGGCAAAAAAGATCCTTGAGGAGGATATAGAGATAAACAAGGCAATAGGAAAGTGGGGAGCAGAGTTTATAAAGGATGGGGATACTATACTTACGCATTGCAATGCAGGAAGTCTTGCCACGGGGGGGTATGGTACAGCAACAGCGCCCATGCTTATTGCAAAAGAACAGGGTAAAAGAATTCAGGTGATTGCAGATGAAACAAGGCCTGTGCTACAGGGAGCAAGATTAACAGCGTGGGAGTTAATGCAGGCAGGCATCCCTGTGACATTGATAACAGACAATACAGCAGGTGCCTTAATGAAAAAAGGAATGATTGACCTTGCTATTGTTGGAACAGACAGGACGACGCGAAATGGAGATGTGGCAAACAAGATAGGGACTTACACTGTTGCTGTGCTTTGCAAAGAGCACAATATACCATTTTATGTTGCAGCACCTTTAAGCAGTATAGATTTCAGTATGAGCTCAGGAGATCTCATACCCATCGAGGAGCGTCCGCCTGAAGAGGTAACAACAATATGGGGGCATAGGATTGCACCTGATGGAGTGTGTGTAATAAATATGGCATTTGATGTTACACCAGCAAGATATGTGACAGCCTTTTTTACTGAAAAAGGTGCATTTAGACCAAAGGATATAAAAAAAATAATGAGAGAGGATGTGGATATTGAATCCATAAGGATACGATAA
- a CDS encoding polyprenyl synthetase family protein: MNAKKIFADYSEELKVVDKKLLGIFESNVFLIPMVGQHIISGGGKRIRPLFLLLCADLCGYKGQNRSLFAAIIEAIHTASLLHDDVIDGADTRRGRPTAHSIWGNQVVVLTGDFLYSNALRLAVAQRNQKIMETLSEATTRMTEGEILQLNKIGDPDITEDEYFQIISAKTGVLISAACRIAAILSEQSEEKEMALLRFGMKTGIAFQLADDILDYVAEQRDLGKRLGKDLEEGKITMPLIYLLKVVSEHESDEIRKIIKCQRPEDKEQANNGLNRILELFSKYNAIEESLKIARSIIDEARSELDIFPDCKERDALMVMAEYAMQRER, from the coding sequence ATGAATGCAAAAAAAATATTTGCTGATTATTCAGAAGAATTGAAAGTAGTGGATAAAAAACTATTAGGAATATTTGAAAGCAATGTCTTTCTAATACCGATGGTTGGTCAGCATATAATTAGTGGTGGCGGAAAGAGGATTAGACCGCTTTTTCTGCTGCTCTGTGCTGACCTTTGCGGATATAAAGGGCAAAATCGTTCTCTTTTTGCTGCAATTATAGAGGCGATACACACTGCCTCTTTGTTGCACGACGATGTTATTGATGGTGCTGATACAAGAAGAGGAAGACCAACAGCACACTCTATCTGGGGAAATCAGGTAGTGGTTCTTACAGGGGATTTTCTTTATTCGAATGCATTGAGGCTTGCAGTTGCCCAGAGAAATCAAAAAATAATGGAAACATTATCAGAGGCCACAACACGAATGACAGAGGGAGAGATACTCCAGCTTAATAAAATAGGAGATCCTGATATAACTGAGGATGAGTATTTTCAAATAATATCTGCGAAGACAGGTGTTTTAATATCAGCAGCGTGCAGGATAGCTGCAATACTGTCAGAACAGTCTGAGGAAAAAGAGATGGCGCTTTTGAGATTCGGGATGAAGACAGGCATTGCATTTCAACTTGCAGATGATATACTTGACTATGTTGCTGAACAAAGAGACCTTGGTAAAAGACTTGGCAAAGACCTTGAAGAAGGAAAGATTACAATGCCATTGATATATTTACTGAAGGTGGTATCAGAACACGAGAGTGATGAAATAAGAAAAATAATAAAATGCCAGAGGCCGGAGGACAAAGAGCAAGCTAACAATGGACTAAATAGAATATTGGAGTTATTCTCGAAATACAATGCAATAGAAGAGTCCTTAAAGATAGCTCGCTCTATTATTGATGAGGCAAGATCAGAGCTGGACATCTTCCCTGATTGTAAAGAAAGGGATGCCCTTATGGTAATGGCTGAATATGCAATGCAGAGGGAAAGGTGA
- the amrA gene encoding AmmeMemoRadiSam system protein A, with translation MHPYVELAKKAVEEYVKNRRILVCPKDAVPDMQKKAGVFVSLKKHGQLRGCIGTFMPSEENICKEIIKNAIAAATEDPRFYPIQEDELNDIIYSVDVLSEPERIKDISELDPKVYGIIVTKGYKKGLLLPDLEGVNSVREQLMITKIKAGIDPSDEDVEIFKFTVERFK, from the coding sequence ATGCATCCTTATGTGGAGCTTGCAAAAAAGGCTGTTGAAGAGTATGTAAAAAACAGACGCATCCTTGTATGTCCGAAAGATGCAGTTCCTGATATGCAGAAAAAGGCGGGTGTTTTTGTGTCGCTGAAAAAGCACGGGCAATTACGAGGCTGCATTGGTACATTTATGCCAAGTGAGGAAAATATTTGTAAGGAAATAATAAAAAATGCTATTGCTGCTGCCACAGAGGATCCGAGATTTTATCCTATTCAGGAAGATGAGCTTAATGATATAATTTATTCTGTGGATGTGCTTTCAGAGCCTGAAAGAATCAAAGACATATCAGAGCTTGACCCCAAAGTCTATGGTATAATTGTTACTAAAGGCTACAAAAAGGGATTGCTACTGCCTGACCTCGAGGGAGTGAATAGTGTTCGGGAACAATTAATGATTACAAAGATCAAGGCAGGCATAGACCCTTCTGATGAAGATGTAGAAATATTCAAATTTACAGTTGAGAGGTTTAAATAA
- a CDS encoding response regulator, giving the protein MAKNKVLVVDDMASVRRFIKFGLEKNHPNLEIHEAANGKEAQTMLEAEKYDLILCDWEMPLMSGMELLTWARNHPKLKEIPFIMVTAKNEKEHVIKALQAGVNSYVIKPFTIEGLIQKMAEVNRKFDRRQYERFDLSGEVVLQFRDLVSRGNLLDLSIGGFLCNVHRKSPVPMIFERLLCDIKLDNNHKVSGLEGFVVRIQAAEAFIDSEYIKVAVKLMDLEDKKARELKDLLSSVSQM; this is encoded by the coding sequence ATGGCAAAAAATAAAGTGCTTGTTGTTGATGATATGGCATCTGTTCGGAGATTTATAAAATTTGGCCTCGAAAAAAATCATCCAAATTTAGAGATTCATGAAGCAGCTAATGGTAAAGAGGCACAGACAATGTTAGAGGCAGAAAAATATGACCTTATCTTGTGTGACTGGGAAATGCCATTGATGAGTGGAATGGAATTGTTAACATGGGCAAGAAATCATCCTAAATTAAAGGAAATACCTTTTATAATGGTTACAGCAAAAAATGAGAAAGAGCATGTTATAAAGGCACTGCAGGCAGGTGTGAATAGTTATGTGATAAAGCCTTTTACTATCGAAGGGCTTATACAAAAGATGGCAGAGGTCAACAGGAAGTTTGATAGAAGGCAGTATGAGCGATTTGATTTGAGCGGAGAGGTTGTCCTTCAATTCAGGGACCTCGTTTCCAGAGGCAATCTGCTTGATTTGAGCATAGGTGGTTTTTTGTGCAATGTTCACAGAAAAAGTCCTGTTCCGATGATATTTGAAAGACTGTTGTGTGATATAAAATTGGATAATAATCACAAGGTATCAGGGCTTGAGGGCTTTGTTGTGAGGATTCAGGCTGCAGAGGCTTTTATTGATTCTGAATACATAAAAGTAGCTGTCAAGCTTATGGACCTCGAGGATAAAAAGGCAAGAGAACTTAAAGATCTGCTAAGTTCTGTGTCGCAGATGTAA
- the moaC gene encoding cyclic pyranopterin monophosphate synthase MoaC — translation MKLTHFDDEGKARMVDVSEKPLTKREAIAIGSVYMKPETIRLIKDRQISKGDVLGVARVSGIMAAKRTPDLIPMCHPLNITSVNIDFDIDENKSKVDIKTIVRITGQTGVEMEALTATSVAALTIYDMCKAVDKEMIISEIMLLEKRGGKSGEFKRIKSNQK, via the coding sequence ATGAAACTTACACATTTTGATGATGAAGGCAAAGCAAGGATGGTTGATGTCTCAGAAAAACCTTTAACCAAAAGAGAAGCTATTGCTATAGGTTCAGTTTATATGAAGCCTGAAACAATAAGGCTTATAAAAGATAGACAGATTTCAAAGGGTGATGTATTAGGAGTTGCAAGGGTCTCAGGAATTATGGCTGCAAAAAGAACTCCTGATCTCATTCCAATGTGTCACCCGTTGAATATAACCTCTGTAAACATTGATTTTGATATTGATGAAAATAAAAGTAAGGTTGATATAAAAACAATTGTGCGAATAACGGGACAAACAGGCGTTGAGATGGAGGCATTAACAGCAACTTCTGTTGCTGCACTGACGATTTATGATATGTGTAAAGCTGTAGATAAGGAAATGATAATTTCTGAAATAATGCTCCTTGAAAAAAGGGGAGGAAAAAGCGGGGAATTCAAAAGAATAAAAAGTAACCAAAAATAG